Proteins encoded in a region of the Haloarcula sp. CBA1129 genome:
- a CDS encoding VOC family protein, which produces MVDIEFITFACTDPGRLADFWMEALGGERRELPPSIEPEIVDRPGEGPSLLFKELSKGTERDLPIHLDLSTDNREATIERLRNLGASVRETKTESYETHTSTWTIMEDPEGNGFCVSEYE; this is translated from the coding sequence ATGGTAGATATAGAATTTATTACCTTCGCTTGTACCGACCCGGGCAGACTGGCCGACTTCTGGATGGAGGCGCTGGGGGGTGAGCGCCGCGAACTACCGCCGTCAATCGAGCCAGAAATCGTAGACCGGCCCGGTGAAGGACCGAGTCTACTGTTCAAGGAATTGTCGAAAGGAACCGAGCGGGATCTGCCAATCCACCTCGACCTGTCGACTGACAATCGAGAGGCGACCATCGAACGACTGAGGAATCTCGGTGCTTCGGTCCGTGAAACAAAAACCGAATCTTACGAAACCCACACTTCGACGTGGACTATCATGGAAGATCCGGAAGGCAACGGTTTCTGCGTGAGCGAGTATGAGTAA